In the genome of Luteitalea pratensis, the window GGGATGGGCCCCGAGCGCCATGCGGATCCCGATCTCGCGACGGCGCATCGAGACCAGGTAGGCCAGCACGCTGTACAGCCCCGCCATCGCCAGCATCAGTCCAAGCATTCCGAATGCGGCAAACAGGGCCATGGTGAAGCGCGGCTGGGCGGCCTCGTTGGCCACGACCTCCGTGAACGTGTACGGACGTGCCAGCGGCTGCAGCGGATCGAGTTGCTGCACCTGGGCGCGCATCGCGTTGAGCAGTGGCGCCGCGACGCCGCTCGTCCGCACGGCCAGGGTCCGCTGCGCCGGCGCCACCAATGTGTACGGCACCACGACCGCCGGCTGCACGTCGTTCCCGATGCCGTCGTTACGGGCGTTGGCCATGATGCCGACGACGGTGACCTGCGGCGAGGCGTTCTCCCTGGTCAGCACGGTGGCATTGCCAGGGCGGGTGACCACATCGACGCGCACCTGGCGGCCAATCGGATCCGTTCCCGGCGGCCACAGGGCCGCGGCGGCCTCATTGATGACGGCCGCGCTGTCGCCGGACGTCACTTCTCGATCCGTCAGCGCACGTCCCCGCCGGATCGGCACGCGCAACACCCGCCAATAGTCCTCGCTGGCCAGGTACACGCGGAGGCGCTGGCCGTCGGCCGCCGGCTGTCCGTCGATCGCGTAGTCCGATTGGGGGCCGCCGAAGGGCATGCCGCCATTGCCGATGCTGACCGCGTCCACGCCCGGCAGCGCGCGCACGCGCTCGATCAACTCGTGGGCAAACCGGTTGCGGGACTCGAGCGAATCGTACGTGCGCGGTGACAGTGGCAGCCCGACGGCGACCACGCCTTCGGGGTCGAAGCCGAGATCCACGCGCTGCAGGGCGAGAAAGCTGCGCACCGTGACCGCGGCGCTCGCGAGCAGGATGACCGACACCGCCACCTCGGCGACGACCAGCATGCCGCGGGTGAACTCTCGTCCGCCGCCGCTGGAGCCGCGGGCTTCCTCCTTGAGCGTCGTCGTGAGGTCCGGCCTGGATGTCTGCAGGGCGGGCATGAGTCCAAACAGGATGCCGCTCGCGAGGGACACCAGCGTGCAGAACAGCAGCGCCAGGGCGTTCAACTCAATCCGCGCTTCGTTGGGCACGAAGAAGTCGGGCATCAGGCCCACCATGATGCGGATGATCACGTACGCGCACGCAACCCCGGCGATGCCACCGAGCAGCGCCAGCGCGACGCTCTCGGTGAGCAACTGTCGGACGATGTGCGCGCGACTGGCGCCGAGCGAGGCGCGCACCGCCATCTCCCGGCCGCGGGCCGAGGCACGCGCCAACTGCAGGTTCGCCACGTTCGCGCACGCGATGAGCAGCAACAGGACGACGGCGCCGAACAACAGCCGCAGCGCCTGCTGCATCGGTCCACTCGCGACAGTGATGTCCATGTAGTTGGTGAGGATGCCGCGGGCCCCGTCACGCGGGAACCCGTCGGAATGCGCGGCCGAGAGCATGGGCACCAGGGCCGCCCACTGTTGCGTCGCCGTGGCAGCCGACGCTCCAGCACGGAGCCGGGCAATCGGGAACACCTGCCTGTCGCGACCCGTGCGCCCGAGCGGCACCCAGACGCCATCGGACGTCCACCATCCGAAGCGTGGCGGCATCACCCCGATGACTTCGTGCTCCACATCGTCGAGGCGCAGCGTCTTGCCGAGGACGTCGGTTGCCCCCGCGAAACTCTCCTGCCAGCGCCGGAACGTCAGCACGGCGACGGGCCTCGGTGCCCCGTCTGGCAACACGTCAGAAGGCTGAATGACGCGGCCGAGGATCGGCGCGACACCGAGAAAGCCGAACGCGTTGCCGGACACCTCGATCGCGGGGACGGTCTCGGGCGCAAACGTGCCCGTCAGCAGGCGCGAGCCCGGTGCCGTCGCCATCACGTCGCCCAGCGCCGGCAGGCGCGCCATCTCTTCGAAGGCGTCGTATCGGAACGGGCGCAGGCGCTGGGGGCCAGCCGGCGCACTCACGCCGAAGGCCCAGATCTCGTCGGGGTCCGCGTACGGATACGGACTGATCAGCACGCCGTAGACGACGCTGAACAGTGCCGTCGCCGCACCGATGCCCAGTGCAAGCGTGCCAGCAGCCACGCAGGTGAACGCCGGTCGCTTGACCAGGTGTCTGAAGGCGAGCCGAACGTCGGACATCCAGCCTGTGGGCATGTGTGCGGGTCTCCAGTGCCACGACGGCAGCGATGATGAGTCTATCGCGAGCAACGTCGCGGCGAGTCACCGCGGCACTTTGGCTGGGACCATCTGCGGCGGCCGATCGTCACGGCGATCGCAGGGGCGCGTGGCAGGTTCACGACGAACGCGAGTTCTTGGCGAGCGGACCAGAAATGGCTACCCGGCAGGCTCGCGGTGCAGCACGACCACGGAACGCG includes:
- a CDS encoding ABC transporter permease, whose product is MPTGWMSDVRLAFRHLVKRPAFTCVAAGTLALGIGAATALFSVVYGVLISPYPYADPDEIWAFGVSAPAGPQRLRPFRYDAFEEMARLPALGDVMATAPGSRLLTGTFAPETVPAIEVSGNAFGFLGVAPILGRVIQPSDVLPDGAPRPVAVLTFRRWQESFAGATDVLGKTLRLDDVEHEVIGVMPPRFGWWTSDGVWVPLGRTGRDRQVFPIARLRAGASAATATQQWAALVPMLSAAHSDGFPRDGARGILTNYMDITVASGPMQQALRLLFGAVVLLLLIACANVANLQLARASARGREMAVRASLGASRAHIVRQLLTESVALALLGGIAGVACAYVIIRIMVGLMPDFFVPNEARIELNALALLFCTLVSLASGILFGLMPALQTSRPDLTTTLKEEARGSSGGGREFTRGMLVVAEVAVSVILLASAAVTVRSFLALQRVDLGFDPEGVVAVGLPLSPRTYDSLESRNRFAHELIERVRALPGVDAVSIGNGGMPFGGPQSDYAIDGQPAADGQRLRVYLASEDYWRVLRVPIRRGRALTDREVTSGDSAAVINEAAAALWPPGTDPIGRQVRVDVVTRPGNATVLTRENASPQVTVVGIMANARNDGIGNDVQPAVVVPYTLVAPAQRTLAVRTSGVAAPLLNAMRAQVQQLDPLQPLARPYTFTEVVANEAAQPRFTMALFAAFGMLGLMLAMAGLYSVLAYLVSMRRREIGIRMALGAHPAQIVQDIGRTGLGLVAVGLAVGGLGSVVLLRLLASQLSAFAGGGLDPLTFTMVAALLGAAALVACIVPARRAARVQPTDAMR